The Eggerthella guodeyinii sequence ATCTCGACGCCACGGTGTTCTTCGCCGACGCGTTGTCGGTGGGCCTGTTCGCGCTCGCCGGCGCCAGCAAGGCGTTCTCGCTCGAGCAGGGGTTCGTGCTGTCGGTCATCCTCGGCGCCATCACGGCGGTGGGCGGCGGCGCGGTGCGCGATATCTGCGTGGGCGAGACGCCCGGCATCTTCCAGCAATCGAACTTCTATGCGGTGGCGGGCCTCGGCGGCTCGCTGGCGTTCGTGATCCTGGCCTACGGGGGCAGCCCGCTGCCGCTTGCGGGCGTGGCCTGCGTCTTCGTCGTCGTGTTCCTGCGGTATTGGAGCGTGTACTTCGACTGGAAGACGCGCAACGAGGCCGACCTCACGCCGCATGTGGCGCGCGGGGTGGGGAAGGTGAAGCGCGTCGTGTCCGGCGTGTTCCTGCACGGCGGCGACGCCACGGTGGCGCAGAAGGAGCGCCGGCGCCGGGGTCGTTGGCGCCGCAGCCGCGAGAAGCGCGACTGAGCGCGCCGCCCGTCGCTGACGCGTTCGCATGACGATACGCTGAAGAAACGCGCGTCGGCGTCGCCGATGGCTCGCTCATCTGGCATACTGGCCGTATCAACAACGTGCCGTGCGATGCTATGCCAGGATCGACGCGGGAGAAGATGCGAAGGATCGTGGAACATGGCTGATTTCATCGAGGGCAAGCGCCCCGTCATCGAGGCGCTGCGCACGGGCGTGCCCATCAAGAGCATTCTCATGGCCGAC is a genomic window containing:
- a CDS encoding trimeric intracellular cation channel family protein; amino-acid sequence: MDTTFLQQAFSDSQVLTVPWSIDYFSVIVGVLTGALFACDRKLDIIGTVVLGLLTGYGGGIIRDVLLQDHGVYFTSHPDLILICIAICAFVFYFRGLFRHLDATVFFADALSVGLFALAGASKAFSLEQGFVLSVILGAITAVGGGAVRDICVGETPGIFQQSNFYAVAGLGGSLAFVILAYGGSPLPLAGVACVFVVVFLRYWSVYFDWKTRNEADLTPHVARGVGKVKRVVSGVFLHGGDATVAQKERRRRGRWRRSREKRD